The Polymorphobacter megasporae genome window below encodes:
- a CDS encoding iron-sulfur cluster assembly scaffold protein: MSETLYNTQILRLAASIPHAVRLDAPQASVVRVSPICGSRVTVDLDLDDAGRVVRFGQEVRACALGQASASLLGTHITGRTRAEIATARDALAAYLKGDAEAPGEWPGLELFAPARPHKARHGSILLAFQAAAQAADQAAVGTIALTPA, from the coding sequence ATGAGCGAGACCCTGTACAACACGCAAATTCTGCGCCTCGCCGCATCGATCCCGCATGCCGTGCGCCTCGACGCACCGCAGGCGAGCGTCGTCCGGGTGTCGCCGATCTGCGGCAGCCGGGTGACCGTCGACCTCGACCTCGACGATGCCGGCCGCGTCGTGCGCTTCGGGCAGGAGGTCCGGGCGTGCGCGCTGGGGCAGGCCTCGGCGTCGCTGCTCGGGACGCACATCACCGGGCGAACCCGCGCCGAGATCGCCACCGCGCGCGATGCGCTCGCTGCATATCTCAAAGGTGACGCGGAGGCGCCGGGCGAATGGCCCGGTCTCGAGCTGTTCGCCCCGGCGCGGCCGCACAAGGCGCGTCACGGATCGATCCTGCTGGCCTTTCAGGCGGCGGCACAGGCGGCGGATCAGGCCGCAGTCGGCACCATCGCGCTGACCCCCGCGTGA
- a CDS encoding SDR family NAD(P)-dependent oxidoreductase, translated as MAASSSTDFNGDTGRVVVVTGAGKGLGAAFARGWAARGARVVVNNRHHGNRASSAKTLAAALRADGGDAVADLHAVDAPGAAAVIVAAALAAFGRIDALILNAGITGPAAKIPALPADALAEVMAINFFANTALIDAALPHIAASPSGRILFVSSTGGLYGVRGRSAYAASKGAITAYALSLAHEQRRAGIGVNVLCPYAATAMTAAPGVTVDPRLAPDKAAAAAVWLTSSACTATGEIWVTGGNLVRRALAIEGAMADAATPEALAAAPPPPPAPGFDGGEAAFTDFYSHLTKEA; from the coding sequence ATGGCGGCATCTTCCAGCACCGATTTCAACGGCGATACCGGACGGGTGGTCGTCGTCACCGGTGCTGGGAAGGGCCTCGGTGCGGCCTTCGCGCGAGGGTGGGCGGCACGCGGCGCGCGGGTTGTCGTCAACAACCGTCATCACGGCAATCGCGCATCATCTGCCAAGACGCTTGCAGCGGCGTTGCGTGCCGATGGCGGCGACGCGGTCGCCGATCTCCACGCTGTCGATGCACCGGGGGCGGCGGCGGTGATCGTCGCGGCCGCGCTCGCGGCGTTCGGGCGGATCGACGCGCTAATCCTCAATGCGGGAATCACCGGCCCGGCCGCAAAGATCCCTGCCCTGCCAGCCGACGCGCTGGCGGAGGTCATGGCGATCAACTTTTTCGCCAATACCGCGCTAATCGACGCCGCGCTCCCGCATATCGCGGCGTCGCCATCGGGGCGCATCCTGTTCGTCTCGTCGACCGGCGGCCTGTATGGGGTCCGCGGGCGGTCGGCGTATGCCGCATCGAAGGGCGCGATCACCGCCTATGCGCTCAGTCTCGCGCACGAGCAGCGTCGCGCCGGGATCGGAGTCAATGTCCTGTGCCCGTACGCCGCAACGGCGATGACCGCGGCACCCGGGGTCACCGTCGATCCGCGCCTCGCCCCTGATAAAGCCGCCGCCGCAGCCGTCTGGCTCACGAGCAGCGCCTGCACAGCGACCGGCGAAATCTGGGTGACCGGCGGCAATCTCGTTCGCCGTGCCCTGGCCATCGAGGGCGCGATGGCCGACGCCGCGACCCCCGAAGCCCTCGCCGCCGCACCGCCACCCCCGCCCGCCCCGGGCTTCGACGGCGGCGAGGCGGCCTTCACCGATTTCTACTCCCACCTGACCAAGGAAGCCTGA
- a CDS encoding nuclear transport factor 2 family protein, whose protein sequence is MLRSLLIALALVLPAASLAAKEPMMHSDPKTVVQTMIDAWDHRDWKKVTDLFTDDGVLHSMMLEPIVGKEAIGKRIDLLGAGTESITLNIHNIAVTGNTVFIERTDEFVFNGNAGKVPVVGVLEVEGDKIKAWREYYDRAELVAAMGLDKDFHPAPTTH, encoded by the coding sequence ATGTTACGTTCGTTGCTGATCGCGCTTGCGCTCGTGCTCCCCGCCGCCTCTCTCGCCGCGAAGGAGCCCATGATGCACAGCGACCCGAAGACTGTCGTCCAGACGATGATCGATGCGTGGGATCACCGCGACTGGAAGAAGGTGACCGACCTGTTCACCGACGACGGCGTCCTCCATTCGATGATGCTCGAACCTATCGTCGGCAAGGAAGCGATCGGCAAGCGGATCGACCTGCTCGGTGCCGGGACCGAGTCGATTACCCTCAACATTCATAACATCGCGGTCACCGGCAACACGGTCTTCATCGAGCGGACCGACGAGTTCGTCTTCAATGGCAATGCCGGCAAGGTTCCGGTTGTCGGCGTCCTCGAAGTCGAGGGCGACAAGATCAAGGCGTGGCGCGAATATTACGACCGCGCCGAACTCGTCGCGGCGATGGGTCTCGATAAAGATTTCCACCCGGCGCCGACGACGCACTGA
- a CDS encoding winged helix-turn-helix transcriptional regulator encodes MQATNLIRTCSIWRALETVGDTPSLLIIEASWLGARRFDDFWRMTGLLKALLSDRLKRLIEAGIFTKTPYSTSPPRFDYTLTAKGHDLYPTALMLLRWESLWRSDTDKIRVELTHSKCGAVFQPVPSCKHCHAEVAAPDVDWIKGPGVGWMAPIYSRRRQQRASSGVATSLLEDAAQLMGDRWASLIMRSIFTGIHRFDEIRRDTAIATNILAERLAWLTSAGIIRQHQYAAGPARSEYRVTRKGVDYYPALLLLLQWGDKYYCSPEGPPVRLTHKPCGHELGTVVTCSACHEPVVAHDVTFTVTRRAADIAVEATV; translated from the coding sequence ATGCAAGCGACCAACCTTATCCGCACCTGCTCGATCTGGCGCGCGCTCGAGACCGTCGGCGACACACCGTCGCTGCTGATCATCGAGGCGAGCTGGCTCGGGGCGCGGCGCTTCGACGATTTCTGGCGGATGACCGGGCTGCTCAAGGCGCTGCTCAGCGATCGGCTCAAGCGGCTGATCGAGGCGGGCATCTTCACCAAGACGCCGTATTCGACGAGCCCGCCGCGCTTCGACTACACCCTGACCGCCAAGGGTCACGACCTGTATCCGACCGCGCTGATGCTGCTGCGCTGGGAAAGCCTGTGGCGGTCCGATACCGACAAGATCCGCGTCGAGCTGACCCACAGCAAATGCGGCGCGGTGTTCCAGCCGGTGCCGAGCTGCAAGCATTGTCATGCCGAGGTCGCCGCCCCCGATGTCGACTGGATCAAAGGCCCCGGTGTCGGCTGGATGGCCCCGATCTACAGCCGCCGCCGTCAGCAGCGCGCGAGCAGCGGCGTCGCGACCTCGCTCCTCGAGGACGCCGCGCAGCTGATGGGCGACCGTTGGGCGAGCCTGATCATGCGGTCGATCTTCACCGGCATCCACCGCTTCGACGAGATCCGCCGCGACACCGCGATCGCCACCAACATCCTCGCCGAACGACTCGCATGGCTGACCAGCGCGGGGATCATCCGCCAGCACCAATATGCCGCCGGTCCGGCGCGGTCGGAATATCGCGTTACCCGCAAGGGCGTCGATTATTACCCGGCGCTGCTGCTGCTCCTCCAGTGGGGCGACAAATATTATTGCTCGCCCGAGGGTCCGCCGGTGCGGCTGACCCATAAGCCGTGCGGCCATGAACTCGGCACCGTCGTCACTTGCTCCGCGTGCCACGAGCCGGTCGTCGCGCACGACGTGACCTTTACCGTGACGCGTCGGGCCGCCGACATCGCGGTCGAGGCGACGGTTTAG
- a CDS encoding SDR family NAD(P)-dependent oxidoreductase encodes MNIDGCTAIVTGGNRGIGEGFVDELLAQNARRVYVAARSLADAQAAAARDPRLVAIELDVTDDAAVAAAAAACPDVDLLINNAGAFGMTTLLSAPDMTAMRAEIATNYLGMVAMVRAFAPILKVNGGGAVINVLSAGGIVAVPNMGGYSPSKFAARAASDCLRAELAPQGTHVAALIVGSVDTRMAAHVTWVEKTSPRDIGKAGLLAARHNIPEHDTDVHAVSVRAHLARDPSGLAKAMAKSLNPAAR; translated from the coding sequence ATGAACATCGACGGCTGTACTGCGATCGTCACCGGCGGCAACCGCGGTATCGGCGAGGGCTTCGTCGACGAGCTGCTCGCGCAGAACGCGCGCCGCGTCTATGTCGCCGCGCGCTCGCTCGCTGACGCACAGGCGGCGGCGGCGCGCGACCCGCGGCTGGTCGCGATCGAGCTCGACGTCACCGACGATGCCGCGGTCGCAGCGGCGGCGGCGGCGTGCCCCGACGTCGACCTGCTAATCAACAACGCCGGCGCGTTCGGCATGACCACCCTGCTCAGCGCCCCCGACATGACCGCGATGCGCGCCGAGATCGCGACCAACTATCTCGGCATGGTCGCGATGGTCCGCGCGTTTGCGCCGATCCTCAAGGTGAACGGCGGCGGCGCGGTGATCAACGTGCTGTCGGCGGGCGGCATCGTCGCGGTGCCGAATATGGGCGGCTACAGCCCGTCGAAGTTTGCCGCGCGGGCCGCATCGGACTGCCTGCGCGCCGAACTCGCGCCGCAGGGCACGCATGTCGCGGCGCTGATCGTCGGCTCGGTCGACACCCGCATGGCGGCGCACGTCACCTGGGTCGAAAAGACCAGTCCGCGCGACATCGGCAAGGCCGGGCTGCTCGCCGCGCGCCACAATATCCCCGAGCACGATACCGACGTCCATGCGGTCTCGGTCCGCGCCCACCTCGCGCGCGATCCGTCGGGGCTTGCCAAGGCGATGGCCAAGTCGCTCAATCCGGCCGCGCGATGA
- a CDS encoding TonB-dependent receptor: MRLLYTVSMLAIGAAALASSPLAAQVATAGPAVVPESEALETIVVTAQKREENVQKAALSITALSGANIDKQKILSLADLASSITGISFTSNSPQSNEINIRGVVNTRLSSPTADQSVSTFVDDVYVSRSGNLNTSFYDLARIEVLRGPQGVLLGKNVAGGAINILSAPASFDTSARISLTYGNYDLKQTSGYATGAITDALAARFSFQTINHSGYARDVIHNVDLENLDSVQFRGQLLYKPKDSDFTASLIVDYSKDTSDGINRVGVPDPVLTGVRPWSTGRALIAALRPGGLSVRQSLPDWPTFAGDASPSPQYVRHKNASYILRLEKDVAEDIRLTSISGFRDGRAYTLYDQTGLGPTNPYNVITTLLFAEPVNFIEDDHQFSQEFRLTSNYADSRFDWIVGAYYLHNKVHVFARFWGETPFQPGGRPPFALASLSGESHWDDAALNQDIAGFAQVGFKITPRLKLEAGVRYTYDKKDGTQTGTVIATGDRFVPTDPTPLTPLTANPGFTTPYGKHWQRTTPQATLTWTPADGILAYATISTGFKGGGFQNDAPNAFAARTPYDPETVTNYEAGFKTEFWQHRVRVNAAFFYEKYKNLQVQQTSAACLCNIINNASSATIKGIEGEIQVAPVSWFRIFGTGDVLDSRYDQFVDTNGVNNTGHFLQRTPTWQASLGVEATTSLGSWDRALSGRVTYRYQGKMYWAPDNFNWENPYGLIDARVSLKLPHRDWTVSVYGRNIADKLYRTNIIAFFGDQVSTYAPPRTYGIELSAGF, encoded by the coding sequence ATGCGGTTACTTTATACGGTCTCGATGCTCGCTATCGGTGCAGCGGCGCTTGCCTCGTCACCGTTGGCCGCGCAGGTAGCGACCGCAGGTCCAGCCGTCGTACCCGAAAGTGAAGCGCTCGAAACGATCGTTGTGACCGCACAAAAGCGCGAAGAGAATGTCCAGAAGGCTGCATTGTCGATTACCGCGCTTTCAGGCGCAAATATCGACAAGCAAAAAATCTTGTCACTGGCCGATCTTGCCAGTAGCATTACAGGCATTTCATTTACATCGAATTCACCGCAGTCGAACGAAATCAATATTCGCGGTGTCGTCAATACGCGCCTGAGCTCGCCGACTGCCGATCAATCGGTTTCAACCTTCGTCGACGATGTCTATGTCAGCCGTTCGGGCAACCTCAACACGTCGTTCTATGACCTCGCGCGGATCGAAGTCTTGCGCGGGCCGCAGGGCGTGCTGCTCGGCAAGAATGTCGCCGGCGGCGCGATCAATATTCTGTCGGCGCCTGCATCGTTCGATACATCGGCGCGGATTTCGCTGACCTACGGCAATTACGATTTGAAGCAGACCAGCGGTTATGCAACCGGCGCGATCACCGACGCGCTCGCCGCGCGCTTCTCGTTTCAGACGATCAACCATTCGGGCTATGCCCGCGACGTCATCCATAATGTCGACCTCGAAAACCTCGATTCGGTCCAGTTCCGCGGTCAGCTGTTGTATAAGCCGAAGGACTCCGACTTCACCGCGTCGCTCATCGTCGACTATTCGAAAGACACCAGCGACGGCATCAACCGCGTCGGCGTCCCCGACCCGGTCCTGACGGGTGTCCGGCCGTGGTCGACCGGGCGTGCGCTGATCGCCGCGCTGCGCCCGGGCGGACTATCGGTCCGCCAGAGCCTGCCCGACTGGCCGACCTTCGCCGGCGATGCCTCGCCGAGCCCGCAATATGTCCGGCACAAGAATGCGAGCTATATCCTCCGCCTCGAAAAGGATGTCGCCGAAGACATCCGCCTGACGAGCATCAGCGGCTTTCGCGATGGCCGCGCGTATACGCTCTACGATCAGACCGGCCTCGGGCCGACGAATCCGTACAACGTCATCACCACGTTGCTGTTCGCCGAACCGGTCAACTTCATCGAGGACGACCATCAGTTTTCGCAGGAATTCCGCCTGACGTCGAACTATGCCGATAGCCGCTTCGACTGGATCGTCGGGGCCTATTACCTCCACAACAAGGTTCACGTCTTCGCGCGCTTCTGGGGCGAGACGCCGTTCCAGCCGGGTGGACGCCCGCCGTTCGCGCTCGCCTCGCTGTCGGGTGAATCGCATTGGGACGACGCCGCGCTCAACCAGGACATCGCCGGTTTCGCGCAGGTCGGGTTCAAGATCACGCCGCGGCTCAAGCTCGAGGCGGGGGTTCGCTACACGTACGACAAGAAGGACGGTACCCAGACCGGTACCGTCATCGCGACCGGCGACCGCTTCGTGCCGACCGACCCGACGCCGCTGACCCCGCTGACCGCAAACCCGGGCTTCACCACGCCGTACGGCAAGCATTGGCAGCGGACGACGCCGCAGGCGACGCTGACGTGGACCCCGGCCGACGGCATCCTCGCGTATGCGACGATCTCGACCGGCTTCAAGGGCGGTGGCTTCCAGAACGACGCGCCGAATGCCTTCGCCGCGCGGACGCCGTACGACCCCGAGACGGTGACCAACTACGAGGCCGGGTTCAAGACCGAATTCTGGCAGCATCGCGTCCGCGTCAACGCCGCGTTCTTCTATGAAAAGTACAAGAACCTGCAGGTCCAGCAGACCAGCGCAGCGTGCCTGTGCAACATCATAAACAATGCATCGTCGGCGACGATCAAGGGCATCGAAGGTGAAATCCAGGTTGCGCCGGTGTCGTGGTTCCGCATCTTCGGCACCGGCGACGTGCTCGACTCGCGCTACGACCAGTTCGTCGACACCAACGGCGTCAACAACACCGGGCACTTCCTCCAGCGGACGCCGACGTGGCAGGCTTCGCTCGGCGTCGAGGCGACGACCTCGCTCGGCAGCTGGGACCGGGCGCTGTCGGGGCGGGTGACGTACCGCTATCAGGGCAAGATGTACTGGGCTCCCGACAATTTTAACTGGGAAAATCCGTACGGCCTGATCGATGCGCGGGTGTCGCTCAAGCTGCCCCATCGCGACTGGACGGTCTCGGTCTATGGCCGGAACATCGCCGACAAGCTGTATCGGACGAACATCATCGCGTTCTTCGGTGACCAGGTCTCGACCTACGCCCCGCCGCGGACCTACGGAATCGAGCTGAGCGCAGGCTTCTAG
- a CDS encoding monovalent cation:proton antiporter-2 (CPA2) family protein: protein MHDTSALRDAVVYLAAVVILVPLFAKLKLGAVLGYLAAGILIGPGLLGLVTDTNGIGQIAEYGIVLLLFVIGLELKPSRLWALRRDIFGLGFLQVTLCGLALTGVLLGVTGLSWQAALVVGLPLGLSSTALVMQLLAERQLTDTPFGERIFAILLFQDIAIVPLLTVVGALSRLPDPTARPGWQTAALTVAALAGLVLAGRYLMNPLFKLIGRLGAREAFAAAALFTVLGAALLMQSLGLSMALGAFVAGVMLSESPYRHALEADIEPFRGLLLGLFFVSVGMTLDLTVLRDNPVMVVLLVAALMATKTVVIGGLARLFGTGWIRALQMGLLLAQGGEFGFVLFAQAQRGLLIDASAANLFGAVVTVSMVLTPFAAKFAAVFNRAAPKRTDLDGPDKVVHRDADARVMLVGAGRFGQGVAQMLLARGVEVIAIDLDPELIDVSNLFGNRVYFGDGRRVDVLRAAGAEGAQLLVLANDGAWPPEATLEPIRAAFPHLKILARAFDRIHLLALTRANVDATVREVFDGSIALGREALALLDTDPETIVAIEAEFRRRDAERLEEQLCSGDQMSGLDKLFRPGSVFVPDALGEIPFQI from the coding sequence ATGCACGATACGTCCGCGCTCCGCGACGCGGTCGTCTATCTCGCTGCGGTCGTCATCCTCGTGCCGCTGTTCGCCAAGCTCAAGCTCGGCGCGGTCCTCGGTTATCTCGCCGCCGGCATCCTGATCGGCCCCGGACTCCTCGGCCTCGTCACCGACACCAATGGTATCGGCCAGATCGCTGAATACGGCATCGTCCTGCTGCTGTTCGTCATCGGCCTCGAACTCAAGCCGTCGCGGCTGTGGGCGTTACGGCGCGACATCTTCGGACTTGGTTTCCTGCAGGTGACGCTGTGCGGGCTGGCGCTGACCGGCGTCCTGCTCGGGGTCACCGGCCTGTCGTGGCAGGCGGCGCTCGTCGTCGGGCTGCCGCTCGGTCTGTCGTCGACCGCGCTCGTCATGCAGCTCCTCGCCGAACGCCAGCTGACCGACACCCCGTTCGGCGAGCGCATCTTCGCCATCCTGCTGTTCCAGGACATCGCCATCGTCCCGCTCCTGACCGTCGTCGGCGCGCTGTCGCGGCTGCCTGACCCGACCGCTCGGCCCGGCTGGCAGACAGCCGCGCTGACCGTCGCCGCGCTCGCCGGGCTGGTGCTCGCCGGGCGCTATTTGATGAACCCGCTGTTCAAGCTGATCGGGCGGCTCGGCGCGCGCGAGGCATTCGCCGCCGCCGCTTTGTTCACCGTCCTCGGCGCGGCGCTGCTGATGCAAAGCCTTGGCCTGTCGATGGCGCTCGGCGCGTTCGTCGCCGGGGTGATGCTCAGCGAATCGCCGTACCGCCACGCGCTCGAGGCCGACATCGAGCCGTTCCGCGGGCTGCTCCTCGGGCTGTTCTTCGTCTCGGTCGGGATGACGCTCGACCTGACGGTGCTGCGCGACAATCCGGTCATGGTCGTGCTCCTCGTCGCGGCGCTGATGGCGACCAAGACCGTCGTCATCGGCGGGCTCGCGCGGCTGTTCGGCACCGGCTGGATCCGTGCGCTGCAGATGGGCCTGCTGCTCGCGCAGGGCGGCGAGTTCGGCTTCGTCCTCTTTGCGCAGGCGCAGCGCGGGCTGCTGATCGATGCCTCGGCGGCGAACCTGTTCGGCGCGGTGGTGACGGTGTCGATGGTGCTGACCCCGTTCGCCGCGAAGTTCGCCGCGGTGTTCAACCGCGCCGCGCCGAAGCGTACCGATCTCGACGGCCCCGACAAGGTCGTCCACCGCGACGCCGACGCGCGGGTCATGCTCGTCGGCGCGGGGCGGTTCGGGCAGGGCGTCGCCCAGATGCTGCTCGCGCGCGGCGTCGAGGTCATCGCGATCGACCTCGACCCCGAATTGATCGACGTCAGCAACCTGTTCGGTAATCGCGTCTATTTCGGCGACGGTCGGCGGGTCGACGTCCTTCGCGCCGCGGGGGCAGAGGGAGCGCAACTGCTCGTGTTGGCGAATGACGGCGCGTGGCCGCCCGAAGCCACGCTCGAACCGATCCGCGCGGCGTTCCCGCACTTGAAGATCCTCGCGCGCGCCTTCGACCGGATCCACCTGCTCGCGCTGACCCGGGCGAATGTCGATGCGACGGTGCGCGAGGTCTTCGATGGGTCGATCGCGCTCGGCCGCGAAGCGCTGGCGCTGCTCGACACCGATCCCGAGACGATCGTCGCGATCGAAGCCGAGTTCCGCCGCCGCGACGCCGAGCGGCTCGAGGAGCAATTGTGCAGCGGCGATCAGATGTCCGGGCTCGACAAGCTGTTCCGCCCCGGATCGGTGTTCGTCCCCGACGCACTGGGCGAAATTCCCTTCCAAATCTGA
- a CDS encoding SDR family NAD(P)-dependent oxidoreductase produces MTAILHGRTILVTGAAGDIGAAAARHFAAEGARVVVTDRRADELDAVAATIGSDVLAHACDQTDPDAVAALFAAIADWGRLDGAFVNAGFGRYGALVEMDYAQWRRHVDVNLNGGFLIATGAARAMIAGCSGGAIVINASTAANYVCDLLGAYAASKAGLAMLARSLASELGVHRIRVNTVLPGVIETSMTRSLLDDAATRADVLAETPAGRLGAPGDVAALAAFLLSDAAGYITGAEILVDGGQTIHGYPRWFRSDYATPGSPWVAQAKP; encoded by the coding sequence ATGACCGCGATCCTCCACGGCCGGACGATCCTCGTCACCGGCGCCGCGGGTGATATCGGCGCCGCCGCTGCGCGCCACTTCGCCGCCGAGGGAGCGCGCGTCGTCGTCACCGACCGCCGCGCCGATGAACTCGACGCGGTCGCGGCGACGATCGGCAGCGACGTCCTCGCGCACGCGTGTGACCAGACCGATCCCGACGCGGTCGCGGCGCTTTTCGCGGCGATCGCCGATTGGGGCCGCCTCGACGGCGCCTTCGTCAACGCCGGGTTTGGCCGCTACGGCGCGCTCGTCGAGATGGACTACGCCCAGTGGCGGCGGCACGTCGACGTCAACCTCAATGGCGGATTCCTGATCGCGACGGGTGCGGCGCGGGCGATGATCGCAGGCTGCAGCGGCGGCGCGATCGTCATCAACGCCTCGACCGCGGCGAACTATGTCTGCGACTTGCTCGGTGCCTATGCCGCGTCGAAGGCGGGGCTGGCGATGCTCGCGCGATCGCTTGCGTCCGAACTTGGCGTCCACCGCATCCGGGTCAACACGGTGTTGCCGGGGGTGATCGAGACGTCGATGACGCGATCGCTGCTCGACGATGCGGCGACCCGCGCCGATGTCCTGGCGGAAACCCCAGCGGGGCGGCTCGGCGCGCCCGGTGACGTCGCCGCGCTCGCCGCGTTCCTGCTGAGCGATGCCGCCGGATATATCACCGGGGCCGAGATCCTCGTCGACGGCGGCCAGACGATCCACGGCTACCCGCGCTGGTTCCGCAGCGACTACGCCACCCCCGGATCACCGTGGGTGGCGCAGGCCAAGCCGTAG
- a CDS encoding carotenoid oxygenase family protein, producing MQIERLPPVVASLRPSNHPYLNGAWTPQHEEVTAVDLDVISGAIPTDIDGIYLRNTENQLHQPLGRYHPFDGDGMIHAIDFSNGSATYRNRWVRTRCFAAEQDAGGSLWGGLMDGTGVSLRPGFGAHGRLKDSSSTDIIVHAGKAISTFYQCGEGYVLDPETLDQSGLAPWVPLDGISAHPKVDDRTGELMFFNYSKHAPYMHYGVVDAQGQLTTYQPVPLPGPRLPHDMIFSEHWSILNDLPVFWDAELLKRDVHAVRFHRDIPARFALVPRHGGEVRWFEAAPTYVLHFLNAYEEGDDVIVDGYFQENPTPGPVANDDGYGHLMAHVDEHSFKPTLHRWRFNLADGSTREERLDERLLEFGTINQAYAGHKYRYAYSTTTKPGWFLFNGFVKHDMLTGESTVLQLDEGRYASEAPFAPRVGAIDEDDGYLVSFIIDENRGTSECILIDCKDFAAGPVCRIALPHKISSGTHAHWADRRVLRQA from the coding sequence ATGCAGATCGAACGCCTCCCGCCCGTCGTGGCGTCGCTCCGGCCGAGCAATCATCCGTATTTGAACGGCGCGTGGACGCCGCAGCACGAGGAGGTCACCGCAGTCGACCTTGACGTCATTTCGGGCGCGATCCCGACCGACATCGACGGCATCTATCTGCGCAATACGGAGAACCAGCTCCACCAACCGCTCGGCCGCTACCATCCGTTCGACGGCGACGGGATGATCCACGCGATCGACTTCAGCAACGGTTCGGCAACGTACCGCAATCGTTGGGTGCGGACGCGGTGTTTCGCCGCCGAGCAGGACGCGGGCGGGTCGCTGTGGGGAGGGCTGATGGACGGGACCGGCGTCTCGCTCCGCCCGGGCTTCGGCGCGCACGGCCGCCTCAAGGATTCGTCGAGCACCGACATCATCGTCCACGCCGGCAAGGCGATCTCGACCTTCTACCAGTGCGGCGAGGGCTATGTCCTCGATCCCGAGACGCTCGACCAGTCGGGCCTTGCACCGTGGGTACCGCTCGACGGCATCTCGGCGCATCCCAAGGTCGACGACCGCACCGGCGAGCTGATGTTCTTCAACTACTCGAAGCATGCGCCGTACATGCATTACGGTGTCGTCGACGCGCAGGGCCAGCTGACGACGTACCAGCCGGTGCCGTTGCCCGGGCCGCGCTTGCCGCACGACATGATCTTTTCCGAACACTGGTCGATCCTCAACGACCTGCCGGTGTTCTGGGATGCCGAATTGCTCAAGCGCGATGTCCATGCGGTCCGCTTCCACCGCGATATTCCGGCACGCTTTGCGCTAGTCCCGCGCCATGGCGGCGAGGTCCGCTGGTTCGAAGCCGCGCCGACCTACGTCCTCCATTTCCTCAACGCCTACGAGGAGGGGGACGATGTCATCGTCGACGGCTATTTCCAGGAGAATCCGACCCCCGGACCGGTCGCCAACGACGACGGCTATGGTCACCTGATGGCGCACGTCGACGAGCATAGCTTCAAGCCGACGCTCCATCGCTGGCGCTTCAACCTCGCCGATGGCTCGACCCGCGAGGAGCGCCTCGACGAGCGCCTGCTCGAATTCGGCACGATCAACCAGGCGTACGCCGGGCATAAGTACCGCTATGCGTACAGCACGACGACCAAGCCCGGCTGGTTCCTGTTCAACGGCTTCGTCAAGCACGACATGCTGACGGGCGAGTCGACGGTGTTGCAGCTCGACGAGGGTCGCTACGCGAGCGAGGCACCGTTCGCCCCGCGCGTCGGCGCGATCGACGAGGACGACGGTTATCTCGTCAGCTTCATCATCGACGAGAATCGCGGCACGTCGGAGTGCATCTTGATCGATTGCAAGGACTTCGCTGCCGGTCCGGTCTGCCGGATCGCGCTGCCGCACAAGATTTCAAGCGGCACCCACGCGCATTGGGCCGACCGCCGGGTCCTCCGCCAAGCCTAG